In Granulicella mallensis MP5ACTX8, the sequence GAGGTTGCGGAAGACGAGGTTGTCGCAGCAGGTGGGGTGGATGGACCACATGTGTGCGTAGCTGGTGGAGATGCCCTCCAGATGCACGCCATCGCAGTTGATGAACTCGAGCAGCGCGGGACGTCGCAGTGGATTGTCTTTGGTGGGCCTGCCCGCGACGGCTTCGTTGCCTTCGATCTTTCCTTCGCCGACGATGGCGATGTTGCGCGCGTCGAGAGCGTGCAACAGGGCAGTGTAGCCCGGAATCCATTTGCCTTCCCAGCGGACCTGCGCGACCGGATAGTGCGCGAGATCGGGGGAGCCGAGCAACGTAGCATCTTTGTCGAGCCGTAGGGTGACGCGGCTGCGCAGGCTGAGGCCTCCGGTGAGATAGCGGCCCGCAGGAATGAGTACCTCTCCTCCGCCCAGCACGTTGCAACGGTCGAGAGCTTGTTGAAGGCTGGCTGTTTCCAGTGTCGATCCGTCGCCTGTGGCTCCGAAGTCTCGAACGTTGAGTTGCAGGGAGGGCGGTGCGGCAGGTTTGGCGGGCTTTTCCGCTGCGAGTGGAAGTACTCTCGCGCCGAGCGATGCGGCCACGCCGGCTTGTACTGCACCTTTCAGGAAGCTGCGCCGGCCGATGCCTTGCTGTCCTTCGTAAGTCATGTTTTCCTCGTTGCTGTTTCAAGTTGTGTGCGAAGGATTACCTGGCGAGTGTGATGGCCAGGAGGCCGAGTACAACGCCGAAGAGTTCGCACTTTAGTTCCAGTTCTGAGAGGTCGCGATGCTCGTCTAGTTCAATCCGCAAGACATTCGCGGAGCCGCCCTCGATAGTCTTGCCGTGGCCTTTGAGGGTGGCGCGGTCCAGCAGTCGCACGGCTCCTGTTTGCAGGTCTACGCGTATCGGGAGCGGTGGCTCCGGTGCGCCAATGGGTTCGAGACGGAAGACGTAGTCGTCGACGAGAAAGTCCTGTTCTACAGGCCACCAGTTTTCCGGAGAGCTTAGAACCAGTTCGGTAGCTGGACCGCCATCCGCATAGTGGACCTGTAACCTGCCAAGCCTTGAACGGGTGGCCTGCGGAAAGGTTGTGCAGGTGAACAGGAGATAGATGGCCTTCGCTCGCCCTGTAAGTTTTACGCGTGCTGTGCTCTGATCGCCTTGCCACTGGGAGAGGAAACAGCAGTTGGGGGAGCTGGCGTTCTGTGGGGTTGAGAAGACGAGGCCATTTAGGATGGGCAGCTTACCTGCAGCGGCGCGGAGCCCTGCATCGTTGAGGGTGGCCTTCTTGTCGAAGTTGGCCCATCCTCCGAGGAGTTTCTCTGGGAGATCGAGCGAGCAGAGCCCAGACTTTGGCGCTGTGTATCCGCGTTTGAAGATATCTCGCACCTGGCCGTGCAGAATGTTCTGCAGATCTACTGTCTCGAAATGCTCTCCGGCTTTTGGAGCCATGCTGGGGTTGAGTGCGGTATTACTCAACACGTTGATCTCCAGGGGGAGCCAGTACCGGCAGGCTCCGTGTTCGACTCGCGTGAAGAAGGTATGTCCCCCGAGGCGATGGGCTTTGCCGTCGCGGAGGCAGCCTTGGGGATCGTCTAGTTGGGTAAGAGGAATTGTCTTCGGCCAGGGGATGGTTTCGCTGAGGTTGCAGACAATCGGATGTGCCGGTGCGAGGAGGGGAGGCTTTCCGTGCCACTTCAACTCGATCTTCCAGCTCTTCGCTGCACTCAGTGGACCTAGTACGAGTTGTGGAGAGCCTACGGCGTCGCTATCGAATACGGCTGTTGCAGGATGCCCATTTACACGAACGATGGGTAGCTCCATCGTGCGAGCTTGTAGATGGAGCGTCAACGTTACTGGCTTTGCGAATCGCGACGTGATGATCCAGACTTCTGCCAGGTCCTCGTGTGTGTAGGTGAGATCGAGTTCGGGATGGTGGAGGCTGGCATGATTCCACTCTGGGGGAAGTTGTGGACGAAGCTTCAACCTGCTCGACGATAGATCGGGAAGGATGCCCCACAGGCCTTCGACGATGGTTCGCGAGGCGCAGCCGATGGGATCTCCGAAGTCTCGCTGCGACTCCTGACGATGAGGATCGAGTTGCAGCGACATGGGGAAGTTGCCGGGACAGAGTCCTCTGTATCCTGCGTCGATCAGGCAGCCGCGAAGCAGGCCGTAGCCCTGCTCGGCCATTCCGGCTTGAAAGAGAGCGAGTGCGGTGTGCAGGTTTTCACCGAGGGCGAGCAAGGTTAGCGACCACTCGTAGGGCATCCAGTCGGAGCATGCGATCTGCCAACCGCCTTCGGGAACATCAGGGCCTGTGACGGGGACTTTACGCACGGCGCGAAGGCGTTCGGTGGCCATCTGCCAGGCTTCTTTCGGAGTTGTGATTTCGCTGTCGATGGCGTGATACAGCGTCCACATCGCGGGGCTTTCGCTGAGGGTTTGCTCGCCCAGCCAATCCTTGCTTTCGGCGAAGGCTCCGCGTTCGGGCATCCACAAGAGCTGGCGCATCGCCGACAAGATTGCGTTCGCTTCTGCGCGATAGGCTGCGGGGTCTTCGCCGATCATCTCGGCGACAGAAGCCATTCCTTG encodes:
- a CDS encoding DUF4450 domain-containing protein, whose product is MHEGFWTRRRFLAAATAVGASSSLVPAWRQALGQALPPPRSQASSPEITSGSVTPLLESNVARPLRYNVMDGAFAIHNGTEFFNRPLYGPNIPFRVDGGDLPEFSLYLPGHGGNLRLGVSGMDGADRWLFQASSVTMRYIEGRLLYEIRDALLGNQAVLRVEVLTVGAGLWVEVSGANLPSGIALTWAFAGVSGRKGKRNGDIGCEVEPVSRFFQVRPEECRDNLWSVRGTEAEVTARKIRIQLQAPEASEMRIGDGTLWNHGWSALWSSGAETVKLEFPALTGCVALNGSAIQLRLNVLEGATQPSLPSPPLDDFAHRRADLARTAGALTWSTPDPWLNGMAGALNIATDAIWDEALGCLMHGAVAWRMPLAGWRGPYALDVTGRHDRMQRHLRRWIARQNVSAITNGSGGLPTPQGFAGIAPATGAPDAGSAGTRTENLLHSNGDLSHNHYDMNLVFFDALLRHLRWTGDAAFARETWPALVRHAAWERRLFRRNFGSAKDPLPLYEAYAAIWASDNLQYNGGGATHSSAYNVFLNQGMASVAEMIGEDPAAYRAEANAILSAMRQLLWMPERGAFAESKDWLGEQTLSESPAMWTLYHAIDSEITTPKEAWQMATERLRAVRKVPVTGPDVPEGGWQIACSDWMPYEWSLTLLALGENLHTALALFQAGMAEQGYGLLRGCLIDAGYRGLCPGNFPMSLQLDPHRQESQRDFGDPIGCASRTIVEGLWGILPDLSSSRLKLRPQLPPEWNHASLHHPELDLTYTHEDLAEVWIITSRFAKPVTLTLHLQARTMELPIVRVNGHPATAVFDSDAVGSPQLVLGPLSAAKSWKIELKWHGKPPLLAPAHPIVCNLSETIPWPKTIPLTQLDDPQGCLRDGKAHRLGGHTFFTRVEHGACRYWLPLEINVLSNTALNPSMAPKAGEHFETVDLQNILHGQVRDIFKRGYTAPKSGLCSLDLPEKLLGGWANFDKKATLNDAGLRAAAGKLPILNGLVFSTPQNASSPNCCFLSQWQGDQSTARVKLTGRAKAIYLLFTCTTFPQATRSRLGRLQVHYADGGPATELVLSSPENWWPVEQDFLVDDYVFRLEPIGAPEPPLPIRVDLQTGAVRLLDRATLKGHGKTIEGGSANVLRIELDEHRDLSELELKCELFGVVLGLLAITLAR